One window from the genome of Micromonospora aurantiaca ATCC 27029 encodes:
- a CDS encoding lytic transglycosylase domain-containing protein: MGDTRRVVDGERRATARPLRPAAPPDDGTPPIPRPRRERDSLPPKSPADPARDADAEPGANPDATPGVEAGGKPAPKPGVELDARPGGKPQPESAVKADAEPGAGGDEQPGSGSKAQAEAAAESGGRRRRMPFAHAVRTRPRQLTVGAARATRAWSRRPGGRTTLPALFLLALVAAAATAGAVVVPAAVGRPEPVAEATPSQSVPQTAAAPATPPLPELTGLPGTAAPTGTPLPGATTAPVLPAGRPADALTGWAQRVGAVTGVPVVALQAYAYAELVLAQTNRGCQLSWTTLAAIGYVESRHGAANGATLQADGRALPEIKGEPLDGQGGRSRILDTDQGLLDGDRVHDRALGPMQFIPTTWQEIGADADGDGVKNPHDIDDAALAAGLYLCKGGRNMTIPGDWWGAILSYNDVRRYAQAVFDKADEYGRLSRNVR; the protein is encoded by the coding sequence ATGGGTGATACTCGACGGGTGGTGGACGGCGAACGGCGAGCGACGGCCCGGCCCCTGCGACCCGCCGCGCCACCCGACGACGGCACCCCGCCCATCCCGCGGCCCCGCCGCGAACGCGATTCCCTCCCCCCGAAGTCGCCCGCCGACCCGGCCCGCGACGCGGACGCCGAGCCCGGCGCGAACCCGGACGCCACGCCCGGCGTCGAGGCCGGTGGGAAGCCGGCCCCCAAGCCGGGCGTCGAGCTGGACGCCCGGCCCGGCGGAAAGCCGCAGCCCGAATCGGCCGTGAAGGCGGACGCCGAGCCCGGAGCGGGCGGGGACGAGCAGCCGGGCTCGGGGTCGAAGGCACAGGCCGAGGCGGCAGCCGAGAGCGGCGGGCGGCGTCGGCGGATGCCGTTCGCGCACGCCGTCCGGACGCGCCCGCGGCAACTCACAGTCGGCGCGGCCCGGGCCACCCGCGCCTGGTCCCGGCGGCCCGGCGGCCGCACCACGCTGCCCGCGCTGTTCCTGCTCGCGCTGGTCGCCGCCGCCGCCACTGCCGGTGCGGTGGTCGTGCCGGCGGCGGTCGGCCGGCCGGAGCCGGTCGCCGAGGCCACGCCGTCGCAGAGCGTGCCGCAGACCGCGGCGGCGCCCGCCACGCCGCCGTTGCCGGAGCTGACCGGCCTGCCCGGAACCGCCGCGCCCACCGGCACGCCGCTGCCCGGTGCGACCACCGCGCCGGTGCTGCCCGCCGGGCGTCCCGCCGACGCGCTCACCGGCTGGGCGCAGCGGGTCGGCGCGGTGACCGGCGTCCCCGTGGTGGCGCTCCAGGCGTACGCCTACGCCGAGCTGGTGCTCGCCCAGACCAACCGTGGGTGCCAGCTGAGCTGGACCACGCTGGCCGCGATCGGTTACGTCGAGTCGCGCCACGGCGCGGCCAACGGCGCCACGCTGCAAGCCGACGGGCGGGCCCTGCCGGAGATCAAGGGAGAGCCACTCGACGGGCAGGGCGGCCGGTCCCGGATCCTCGACACCGACCAGGGGCTGCTCGACGGCGACCGGGTTCACGACCGGGCGCTCGGCCCGATGCAGTTCATCCCGACCACCTGGCAGGAGATCGGCGCGGACGCGGACGGCGACGGCGTGAAGAACCCGCACGACATCGACGACGCGGCGCTGGCCGCCGGGCTCTACCTGTGCAAGGGCGGCCGGAACATGACCATCCCGGGTGACTGGTGGGGCGCCATCCTTTCCTACAACGATGTGCGTCGGTACGCCCAGGCCGTCTTCGACAAGGCCGACGAGTACGGCAGGCTCAGCCGCAACGTGAGGTGA
- a CDS encoding FmdB family zinc ribbon protein encodes MPRYEFRCRACGDTFEVNRPMAEAGRPATCPQGHADTVKLLSTVAVTGRGGSAPSGGIPSGGGCCGGSCGC; translated from the coding sequence ATGCCCCGGTACGAGTTCCGTTGCCGCGCCTGCGGCGACACCTTCGAGGTCAACCGCCCGATGGCCGAGGCCGGACGGCCGGCCACCTGCCCGCAGGGCCACGCCGACACGGTGAAACTGCTGTCCACGGTGGCCGTCACCGGCCGGGGCGGCTCCGCTCCGAGCGGTGGGATTCCCAGCGGCGGCGGTTGCTGCGGCGGCTCCTGCGGCTGCTGA
- a CDS encoding GNAT family N-acetyltransferase: MVREWDPRTASSAEIASLLDTLNAVLAADLPQDPPWRESSMREYLSEVMPGERRISWVAQEDAGPDGTPGAILGHVHVLLLGGIGVLEVLVHPAIRRSGVGRELVRVAARRVWDEGFQSIGVEVVGDTPAVGFYESLGFTRDYVETRSVLDLRSVDWPALTEMAAEVGAGYRVEFWPGGPPDELIEAYARAKAEVRDSDDVELRPSSYDPDRLRDSLATLHRRGMKPYIVLALHEQTGEVAGLTEVVVPAQHPTRADQYDTIVVHDHRGYGIDRAIKARMLLELRSAEPEVAEVQTWNAQDNESMLKVNAELGYRPDRDWCEYGVDVAELVHRLDSHR; this comes from the coding sequence ATGGTGCGCGAGTGGGATCCCAGGACCGCGTCGTCCGCCGAGATCGCGTCCCTGCTGGACACGCTGAACGCGGTCCTGGCGGCCGATCTGCCGCAGGATCCGCCATGGCGGGAGAGCTCCATGCGGGAGTATCTCTCCGAGGTGATGCCCGGCGAGCGGCGGATCTCGTGGGTCGCGCAGGAGGACGCCGGCCCGGACGGCACGCCCGGGGCGATCCTCGGGCATGTGCACGTGCTGCTGCTCGGCGGGATCGGCGTGCTCGAGGTGCTGGTGCACCCGGCGATCCGGCGCAGCGGCGTCGGCCGCGAGCTGGTGCGGGTGGCCGCCCGCCGGGTCTGGGACGAGGGCTTCCAGTCGATCGGTGTGGAGGTGGTCGGCGACACCCCGGCCGTGGGGTTCTACGAGTCGCTGGGCTTCACCCGCGACTACGTGGAGACCCGCAGCGTGCTCGACCTGCGCTCGGTGGACTGGCCGGCGCTCACCGAGATGGCCGCCGAGGTCGGCGCGGGCTACCGCGTGGAGTTCTGGCCGGGTGGCCCGCCGGACGAGCTGATCGAGGCGTACGCGCGGGCCAAGGCCGAGGTGCGCGACTCCGACGACGTGGAGCTGCGGCCCAGCTCCTACGACCCGGACCGGCTGCGCGACAGCCTCGCCACGCTGCACCGGCGCGGCATGAAGCCGTACATCGTGCTCGCGCTGCACGAGCAGACCGGCGAGGTGGCCGGGTTGACCGAGGTGGTGGTGCCGGCGCAGCACCCGACCCGGGCCGACCAGTACGACACGATCGTCGTCCACGACCACCGCGGCTACGGCATCGACCGGGCCATCAAGGCGCGGATGCTGCTGGAGCTGCGTTCGGCCGAGCCCGAGGTGGCCGAGGTGCAGACCTGGAACGCGCAGGACAACGAGTCGATGCTGAAGGTCAACGCCGAGCTGGGCTACCGCCCCGACCGCGACTGGTGCGAATACGGTGTGGACGTGGCCGAACTGGTGCACCGGCTGGACAGTCACCGCTGA
- a CDS encoding lamin tail domain-containing protein — translation MRPRRTLAALATTAAVTLTAIAVAPTAASAAPTDLFISEYVEGSSNNKAVELYNGTGAPIDLGAGGYQLQLFFNGATTSTNVALTGTVAAGDVFVFAAAAAAPAILAQADQTYSGSLFNGDDAIVLRKGGTVVDSLGQVGVDPGSEWGSGLTSTADNTLRRLPSVTAGDTDPADAFDPAAQWAGFATDTFDGLGSHTVGDGPVDQPPTVACGGALTLSAGATATREVTATDADDTITDLAVTSVVPVPASGSISRTAFTPATADGGTATATLTATGLPAGSYAVTVTSTDTDGDSATCTLTVQATSVLSVGEVQGRTADDEDGRTDRSPLAPASGNGTSSTLYDVRGVITGMSLTRSSAGADQWGFYLQSRLGSEDGDPLTSDGLFVFMGSFTTLIGGYAPTVGDEVVLRGRVSEYFSQTQLSSASLVRKLDSGLDVDTVVRVDDAVPPAEAAAADLFWERHEGERMRVRAGSGVSAPRHIYSSTADSEIYVLDREDPVMKRSDPYARRVFRDAHPLDDIPSTLFDNGNNQRILLGAGGVKATAGDSRALLPEARTFDTLTEDAYGSVSYAFSKYSVQPEQLTLTGGADPAANHPPQPADRGSEVAIATYNVENLYDYRDDPFDGCDFAGNTGCPGVSPPFDYVPASPEAYAAKLAVQARQIVQSLHSPDLILVQEAEDQDICSVVDGALACGDTNNADGAPDTVQELALAIAANGGPAYAAAYDRTGADARGIASAFLYRTDRLTLAEATAADPLLGSAPTVQYRSAALPSNADVQNPKALNAVLPADVDRSTGVDGSNVYTRAAQVARFTVKAGPGSTERFTLWAVANHFSSGPDSRVGQRREQAAYGAAIVQAVEASDPNARVVYGGDLNVFPRPDDPIATAQNPTPSDQLAPLYEAGLHNLWDDLVKDAPASAYSYTFSGQAQTLDNLFVNDPMHDDLVQVRTAHINADYPTDAPELGDRGASDHDPQVARFRSRASLRVADTSVTEGDKGTSTMTFTVTVSRPLSEPALICAATYGTTAQAGSDYDPYVGCRLLAAGRTSLTFPVTVRGDRKREADEKLTLYVAGVPGLRLADPSGVGTILNDD, via the coding sequence ATGCGCCCGCGCCGCACCCTCGCCGCGCTCGCGACCACCGCCGCCGTCACCCTCACGGCGATCGCTGTCGCACCCACCGCGGCCAGCGCCGCGCCCACCGACCTGTTCATCTCGGAGTACGTCGAGGGGTCGTCCAACAACAAGGCCGTCGAGCTGTACAACGGCACCGGCGCCCCGATCGACCTGGGAGCCGGCGGCTACCAGCTCCAGCTCTTCTTCAACGGCGCCACCACCTCGACGAACGTGGCCCTCACCGGGACCGTCGCCGCCGGTGACGTGTTCGTCTTCGCCGCCGCGGCGGCCGCGCCGGCGATCCTCGCCCAAGCCGACCAGACGTACTCCGGTTCGCTGTTCAACGGCGACGACGCGATCGTGCTGCGCAAGGGCGGCACGGTGGTCGACTCCCTGGGCCAGGTCGGCGTCGACCCGGGCAGCGAGTGGGGCAGCGGCCTCACCAGCACTGCGGACAACACGCTGCGCCGGCTGCCCTCGGTGACCGCCGGCGACACCGACCCGGCGGACGCGTTCGACCCGGCCGCGCAGTGGGCCGGCTTCGCCACCGACACGTTCGACGGCCTGGGCAGCCACACCGTCGGCGACGGTCCGGTCGACCAGCCGCCCACAGTGGCCTGCGGCGGCGCGCTGACGCTGTCGGCGGGCGCCACCGCGACCCGCGAGGTGACCGCGACCGACGCCGACGACACGATCACCGACCTGGCGGTCACCTCGGTCGTGCCGGTGCCGGCGAGCGGCTCGATCAGCCGTACCGCGTTCACCCCGGCGACCGCCGACGGCGGCACGGCCACCGCGACGCTGACCGCCACCGGCCTGCCGGCCGGCAGCTACGCGGTCACCGTGACCTCCACCGACACCGACGGCGACAGCGCCACCTGCACGCTCACCGTGCAGGCCACGAGCGTGCTGTCGGTCGGCGAGGTGCAGGGCCGCACCGCCGACGACGAGGACGGCCGCACCGACCGGTCGCCGCTCGCACCGGCCAGCGGCAACGGCACCAGCTCCACGCTGTACGACGTACGCGGCGTCATCACCGGCATGTCCCTGACCCGCAGTTCGGCCGGGGCCGACCAGTGGGGCTTCTACCTCCAGAGCCGGCTCGGCAGCGAGGACGGCGACCCGCTGACCTCCGACGGCCTGTTCGTCTTCATGGGCTCGTTCACCACGCTGATCGGCGGGTACGCCCCGACCGTCGGTGACGAGGTCGTGCTGCGCGGCCGGGTCTCCGAGTACTTCAGCCAGACCCAGCTGTCCAGCGCCTCGCTGGTCCGCAAGCTCGACTCCGGCCTCGACGTGGACACCGTGGTCCGGGTCGACGACGCGGTCCCGCCGGCCGAGGCGGCCGCCGCCGACCTGTTCTGGGAGCGGCACGAGGGCGAGCGGATGCGGGTACGCGCCGGCAGCGGCGTCTCCGCGCCCCGGCACATCTACTCCTCCACCGCCGACTCCGAGATCTACGTGCTGGACCGCGAGGACCCGGTGATGAAGCGGTCCGACCCGTACGCCCGGCGGGTGTTCCGGGACGCGCACCCGCTCGACGACATCCCCAGCACGCTGTTCGACAACGGCAACAACCAGCGCATCCTGCTGGGTGCGGGCGGTGTGAAGGCGACCGCCGGTGACTCCCGGGCGCTGCTGCCCGAGGCACGCACGTTCGACACGCTCACCGAGGACGCCTACGGCTCCGTCTCGTACGCGTTCAGCAAGTACAGCGTGCAGCCGGAGCAGCTCACGCTGACCGGTGGCGCCGACCCGGCCGCCAACCACCCGCCGCAGCCGGCCGACCGCGGCAGCGAGGTCGCGATCGCCACCTACAACGTGGAGAACCTGTACGACTACCGCGACGACCCGTTCGACGGCTGCGACTTCGCCGGCAACACCGGCTGCCCCGGCGTCAGCCCGCCGTTCGACTACGTGCCGGCGAGCCCGGAGGCGTACGCGGCCAAGCTGGCCGTGCAGGCCCGGCAGATCGTCCAGTCGCTGCACAGCCCGGATCTGATCCTGGTGCAGGAGGCCGAGGACCAGGACATCTGCTCGGTGGTCGACGGCGCTCTGGCCTGCGGCGACACCAACAACGCCGACGGCGCGCCGGACACCGTGCAGGAGCTGGCACTCGCCATCGCGGCCAACGGCGGCCCGGCGTACGCCGCCGCGTACGACCGGACCGGCGCGGACGCCCGGGGCATCGCCTCGGCGTTCCTCTACCGGACCGACCGGCTGACGCTCGCCGAGGCGACCGCCGCGGACCCGCTGCTGGGCTCCGCCCCGACCGTCCAGTACCGCTCGGCGGCGCTGCCGTCCAACGCAGACGTGCAGAACCCCAAGGCGCTCAACGCGGTGCTGCCGGCCGACGTGGACCGGTCGACCGGGGTGGACGGCAGCAACGTCTACACCCGTGCGGCGCAGGTGGCCCGGTTCACCGTGAAGGCCGGCCCCGGATCGACCGAGCGGTTCACGCTCTGGGCGGTCGCCAACCACTTCTCGTCCGGACCGGACAGCCGGGTCGGGCAGCGCCGCGAGCAGGCCGCGTACGGGGCAGCGATCGTCCAGGCGGTCGAGGCGAGCGACCCGAACGCCCGCGTGGTCTACGGCGGGGACCTGAACGTCTTCCCCCGCCCGGACGACCCGATCGCCACCGCCCAGAACCCGACCCCGTCGGACCAGCTCGCCCCGTTGTACGAGGCCGGGCTGCACAACCTCTGGGACGACCTGGTGAAGGACGCGCCGGCGTCGGCGTACTCGTACACATTCAGCGGTCAGGCGCAGACGCTGGACAACCTCTTCGTGAACGACCCGATGCACGACGACCTGGTGCAGGTACGGACGGCGCACATCAACGCCGACTACCCGACCGACGCGCCGGAGCTGGGCGACCGGGGTGCCAGCGACCACGACCCGCAGGTGGCCCGGTTCCGGTCGCGCGCCTCGCTGCGGGTCGCGGACACCTCGGTCACCGAGGGCGACAAGGGCACCAGCACGATGACGTTCACCGTCACCGTGTCCCGCCCGCTCTCCGAGCCGGCCCTGATCTGCGCGGCCACCTACGGCACCACCGCCCAGGCCGGGTCGGACTACGACCCGTACGTGGGCTGCCGGTTGCTGGCCGCGGGCCGGACCTCGCTGACGTTCCCGGTCACCGTGCGCGGTGACCGCAAGCGCGAGGCGGACGAGAAGCTCACGCTGTACGTGGCCGGGGTGCCGGGCCTGCGGCTCGCCGACCCGTCCGGCGTCGGGACGATCCTGAACGAC